One Spirochaeta africana DSM 8902 genomic window carries:
- a CDS encoding DUF4129 domain-containing protein — MSHKKPPQLTSLVIYKRIVHPAIALAPATLVPLLLFAAAIDAAGMPVPWLAMVAVQLLCGVTAVVCEYLFRSEHASVTARLREFGLLFGGLYLAVSLRYGADREPRFAFILDHLLLLGPGFLTWWLTTEGMVRLESRLQVLRLKQGKHGDELHHMLRDNNEFIGETIVALRGMLGMQSFAVVGSTVYVTVLVLSIGRLGWPVILLYPPLVIVYLWIRSYLFAFWEELILASEGLQLPYTHLRRRVRLGLIMLVIAGLLAAGISRNDVLLPHQILLAPINAVIQLFNWMADGQTEAITELPRQVMPEFPQPVTEPAGPDREPGWFSQVLWPLLRQGMVYAIIAAAAGFLTAPFFSKSFRRLVRKYGLLRSLAAGIRYVVELFFYRIQSLRGKQPKEYTVVRSERAGRPVSAGEQDELSRRKRRELDLLGRGYERLIDWAAARGVQFLPSEPPQYFAQRICQKLPQAAPALDRYIELFEKGIFSTRELQADELQEFQLLQRKLRRIRSA; from the coding sequence ATGAGCCACAAGAAACCGCCGCAGCTGACCTCGCTGGTTATCTACAAGAGAATCGTGCATCCGGCCATTGCACTTGCTCCGGCTACTCTGGTTCCGTTATTGCTGTTCGCCGCTGCTATAGATGCGGCGGGTATGCCGGTTCCCTGGCTGGCTATGGTGGCGGTGCAGCTGCTGTGCGGGGTGACAGCCGTGGTATGTGAATACCTTTTTCGTTCCGAGCACGCCTCGGTAACCGCCCGCCTGCGGGAGTTCGGTCTGTTGTTCGGGGGGCTGTACCTGGCGGTCTCGCTGCGCTACGGTGCCGACCGGGAGCCGCGATTCGCCTTCATCCTGGATCATCTGCTGTTGCTGGGCCCCGGTTTTCTGACCTGGTGGCTGACTACAGAGGGGATGGTTCGCCTTGAGTCACGGCTGCAGGTGCTGCGGCTCAAGCAGGGCAAGCACGGGGATGAACTGCACCATATGCTGCGTGACAACAATGAGTTTATTGGTGAGACCATTGTCGCCTTGCGGGGGATGCTGGGGATGCAAAGCTTCGCTGTTGTGGGCTCTACGGTTTATGTCACGGTCCTGGTTCTGTCGATCGGACGACTGGGATGGCCGGTCATTCTGCTGTATCCGCCGCTGGTTATTGTGTACCTGTGGATCCGGTCATATCTGTTTGCCTTCTGGGAGGAACTGATACTGGCTTCGGAGGGGCTGCAGCTGCCGTATACCCATCTGCGTCGGCGGGTTCGTCTGGGGCTGATAATGCTGGTTATCGCAGGGCTGCTGGCAGCTGGCATCTCGCGCAACGATGTGTTGCTGCCGCATCAGATCCTGCTGGCCCCGATTAATGCGGTGATTCAGCTGTTCAACTGGATGGCCGACGGGCAGACCGAGGCCATAACCGAGCTGCCCCGGCAGGTTATGCCCGAGTTCCCGCAGCCTGTGACTGAGCCTGCCGGGCCAGACCGTGAACCGGGGTGGTTCTCGCAGGTGCTGTGGCCGCTGCTGCGGCAGGGGATGGTGTACGCCATTATCGCAGCGGCGGCAGGTTTCCTGACGGCACCATTCTTTTCGAAATCCTTTCGTCGCCTGGTCAGGAAGTACGGCCTGCTGCGCAGCCTGGCTGCCGGCATTCGTTATGTGGTGGAGCTGTTTTTCTATCGGATTCAGTCATTGCGGGGGAAGCAGCCCAAGGAATACACGGTAGTGCGATCGGAACGGGCCGGGCGCCCGGTTTCTGCCGGGGAGCAGGATGAACTTTCACGCCGCAAGCGCCGGGAGCTGGATCTGCTTGGCCGGGGCTACGAGCGCCTGATTGACTGGGCGGCAGCGCGCGGGGTCCAGTTTCTGCCGAGTGAACCGCCCCAGTATTTTGCGCAGCGCATCTGCCAGAAACTGCCCCAGGCAGCGCCGGCACTGGACCGGTATATCGAGCTGTTCGAGAAAGGGATATTTTCCACCCGTGAGCTGCAGGCCGACGAACTGCAAGAGTTTCAGCTCCTGCAGCGCAAGCTGCGACGCATCCGCTCCGCCTGA
- a CDS encoding sensor histidine kinase, translating to MKKSILLVLIILISCTALGLSLFFGLSFSREMDRLVQRDRSEVASQVAHRLALLDDILLVLERDIRHQTEEMLQQAYRRLRQLEPDPAAWDDQLLQRVAGETGEIDLYIIESDLVIRRTTFVPDRGLKLGEVGPLFAQFLQDVIGSGEVFTQRFSISNQTGRLMTYSYYSPPGSNFILQASLEFRQAMLRQGLDFSPQRLFDSLLKEHSFVRGADLITFTGLATWSLVTGELVELPPDVLAELRADREVRYVEDDILVSYQPQAFLSQDNPYGELFVLELRYDLGYYQAVLQRFILRGALITLILTIILSALAGVILERSLIRGVGNFRAALLQASEGRYDVRLPVVHRINEYREISMAFNRLVASAAEREHRLEQQARDLSVALTQRDVLLREIHHRVKNNLQIITSLISIEQGRVDSAAAGVFTQINTRVRAMSAVHEILYEADNLQGAQLEELVDRVFRSVTAVYGLDSRACTFSYNLPEMILPVDIAIPLALIMTEAITNSVKYAGSDDGQEDVALRVAASRLAEGGWQLELRDNGPGFPEEVGFSDGFGFVLMRGLAEQIGGSLQLDSDYGAVVRVILPDPTG from the coding sequence ATGAAAAAGAGCATCCTGCTGGTGCTGATAATCCTGATAAGCTGTACGGCACTGGGCCTGAGTCTCTTTTTCGGTCTGTCATTCTCCCGCGAGATGGACCGACTCGTGCAGCGAGATCGCTCCGAGGTGGCTTCCCAGGTTGCGCACCGCCTGGCACTGCTGGACGACATACTGCTGGTGCTGGAGCGGGATATTCGCCACCAGACCGAGGAGATGCTGCAGCAGGCATACCGGCGGCTGCGGCAGCTTGAACCCGATCCGGCCGCCTGGGACGACCAGCTGCTGCAGCGGGTTGCCGGGGAGACAGGTGAGATCGATCTGTACATTATCGAGTCTGACCTGGTTATCCGCCGTACCACCTTTGTTCCCGACCGGGGGCTGAAGCTGGGCGAGGTCGGTCCCCTGTTTGCGCAGTTCCTGCAGGATGTGATCGGCAGCGGCGAGGTGTTTACCCAGCGTTTTTCCATCTCCAATCAAACCGGAAGGTTGATGACCTACTCCTACTATAGCCCGCCAGGCAGTAATTTCATCCTGCAGGCCTCGCTGGAGTTTCGCCAGGCCATGCTTCGACAGGGGCTCGACTTTTCCCCCCAGCGGCTGTTCGATTCCCTGCTGAAGGAGCATAGCTTTGTGCGTGGTGCTGACCTGATTACCTTTACCGGTCTGGCTACCTGGTCGTTGGTAACCGGTGAACTGGTAGAACTGCCCCCGGATGTGCTGGCAGAACTGCGGGCTGATCGCGAGGTGCGCTATGTCGAAGACGATATTCTGGTCTCCTATCAGCCGCAGGCCTTTCTGTCGCAGGACAATCCGTATGGTGAGCTGTTCGTGCTGGAGCTCCGCTACGATTTGGGATATTACCAGGCGGTTCTGCAACGGTTTATTCTGCGCGGCGCGCTGATCACCCTGATTCTGACAATCATTCTCTCGGCGCTTGCCGGTGTCATTCTTGAACGCAGTCTTATCCGCGGGGTAGGCAACTTCCGGGCAGCGCTGCTGCAGGCCAGCGAAGGCAGGTATGATGTCAGGCTGCCGGTTGTGCATCGCATCAATGAGTATCGGGAAATATCCATGGCCTTTAACCGCCTGGTTGCCTCGGCCGCCGAGCGTGAACACCGGCTGGAGCAACAGGCCCGGGACCTCTCTGTCGCGCTGACCCAGCGCGACGTGCTGCTGCGGGAGATTCATCATCGGGTCAAGAACAATCTGCAGATCATCACGAGCCTGATCTCGATCGAGCAGGGCCGGGTGGATTCAGCCGCAGCCGGAGTTTTTACCCAGATCAATACCCGGGTGCGGGCGATGTCAGCAGTACACGAGATCCTGTACGAGGCTGACAACCTGCAGGGGGCCCAACTGGAGGAGCTGGTTGATCGGGTGTTCCGTTCGGTTACCGCGGTATATGGCCTGGACAGTCGTGCCTGCACCTTCTCCTACAATCTCCCGGAAATGATTCTGCCGGTTGATATCGCCATTCCGCTGGCGCTGATCATGACCGAGGCCATCACCAACTCGGTCAAGTATGCCGGCAGCGATGATGGACAGGAGGATGTTGCTCTGCGTGTTGCCGCTTCTCGCCTGGCTGAGGGCGGCTGGCAGCTTGAGCTGCGGGATAACGGCCCCGGGTTTCCGGAGGAGGTGGGGTTTTCCGACGGGTTCGGCTTTGTGCTGATGCGGGGGCTTGCCGAGCAGATCGGCGGCAGTCTGCAGCTCGACAGCGACTACGGGGCGGTGGTGCGGGTGATACTCCCTGATCCGACCGGGTAG
- a CDS encoding TetR/AcrR family transcriptional regulator — MSTTKTLHHEQRDTNRLKLLDAAEQLFLQHGIQAVTMQQIAARAGLSRVTLYKHFSGKDELLFAVEIRILQEFHQSGELYTTGADNRSLADVSALIRLEHKLTGYLAYFRRHRHHFRFVGLFDQHYSISYPNQELEQQYRQALSGFSNTVQLLAQGIRDGSMRSDIDPHATSAFIGNVFIATAHRIAAREAILAREHNLDMQVLPVMFCEMVLRSIAADPNYQPDLKRRLS; from the coding sequence ATGTCAACTACAAAGACCCTGCATCACGAGCAGCGCGATACCAACCGGCTCAAACTGCTGGATGCCGCCGAACAGCTGTTCCTGCAGCACGGGATTCAAGCGGTAACAATGCAGCAGATCGCTGCCCGCGCCGGCCTGAGCCGGGTAACCCTGTACAAACATTTCAGCGGCAAGGATGAACTGCTGTTTGCGGTGGAAATCAGAATTCTGCAGGAGTTTCACCAGAGCGGCGAGCTGTACACCACCGGGGCGGACAACCGCAGTCTGGCCGATGTATCGGCGCTGATACGGCTGGAGCATAAACTGACAGGCTATCTGGCGTATTTCCGCCGGCACCGGCATCATTTCAGATTCGTCGGCCTGTTCGACCAGCACTACTCGATCAGCTATCCGAATCAGGAACTCGAGCAGCAGTATCGCCAGGCGCTGTCGGGTTTCAGCAACACTGTGCAACTGCTGGCACAGGGGATTCGCGACGGGAGCATGCGCAGCGACATCGATCCGCACGCCACCTCGGCGTTTATCGGGAATGTGTTTATTGCAACCGCACACCGGATCGCAGCGCGCGAGGCCATCCTTGCGCGGGAGCACAATCTCGATATGCAGGTGCTGCCGGTCATGTTCTGCGAGATGGTGCTGCGTTCGATCGCTGCCGACCCGAACTACCAACCCGACCTGAAAAGGAGACTTTCATGA
- a CDS encoding AAA family ATPase, with protein sequence MNDVQKWANGVITEVEKVFLGKRPVLEKVLVAMLCRGHVLIEDVPGLGKTILARSLSAALGGKFTRIQCTPDLLPADILGVSMYQPKEGTFRFRKGPIMANVVLVDEINRATPRSQSALLEAMGEHQISVEGHQLPLPDPFFLLATENPVEFDGTFPLPEAQKDRFFLSLHVGYPERDVEHQVILAQRRRTHPVEDLRSVGKIEDIIELQNQVVQIAVDDLVVKYILDIVDATRHDAGIRVGVSPRGSLALYKSAQALAALRGRDYVVPEDVTELVIPVLEKRIIPSTDSRIKGVTAIQLIEGILDRVEVPVSRE encoded by the coding sequence GTGAACGACGTACAGAAATGGGCCAACGGGGTTATCACCGAGGTAGAGAAGGTTTTCCTGGGCAAGCGACCGGTACTGGAGAAGGTCCTGGTTGCCATGCTGTGTCGCGGTCATGTGCTGATCGAGGACGTGCCGGGGCTGGGCAAAACGATTCTCGCCAGATCACTCTCGGCTGCCCTTGGGGGCAAGTTTACCCGCATCCAGTGTACGCCTGATCTGCTGCCGGCAGATATTCTGGGTGTCTCGATGTATCAGCCAAAAGAGGGAACCTTTCGTTTTCGCAAGGGACCGATCATGGCAAATGTGGTCCTGGTGGACGAAATCAATCGTGCGACACCACGCAGCCAGTCGGCACTCCTGGAGGCCATGGGGGAGCATCAGATCAGTGTAGAGGGGCATCAGCTACCGCTGCCGGATCCGTTTTTCCTGCTGGCAACCGAAAACCCGGTGGAGTTTGATGGCACCTTTCCCCTGCCCGAGGCGCAGAAAGACCGCTTTTTTCTGAGCCTGCACGTCGGGTACCCCGAGCGGGATGTGGAGCATCAGGTTATCCTGGCGCAGCGGCGGCGCACACACCCGGTCGAGGATCTGCGGTCTGTCGGGAAGATCGAGGATATAATCGAGCTGCAGAATCAGGTTGTACAGATCGCGGTTGATGACCTTGTGGTGAAATACATCCTGGATATTGTTGATGCCACCCGTCACGATGCCGGGATCAGGGTCGGGGTTTCGCCCCGCGGCAGTCTGGCACTGTACAAGAGCGCCCAGGCTTTGGCCGCTCTGCGAGGACGGGATTATGTGGTGCCCGAGGATGTTACCGAGCTGGTAATACCGGTACTGGAGAAGCGGATTATCCCCTCGACCGATTCCCGCATCAAGGGGGTTACCGCGATTCAGTTGATAGAGGGGATCCTGGATCGGGTAGAGGTGCCGGTCAGTCGTGAATAA
- a CDS encoding ABC transporter substrate-binding protein, whose translation MAVVRKMVPVAMILLLAVGLAGLAGCAQEDGERVIGISKIVSHPALDAVEQGIQDELAEQGFEFTFDLQNANGDFTAATQIASKFRADRVAYAVGIATPTSQALVNELREIPVIYSAVTDPVEAGLVESYDPPGGNVTGYSDLTPVAEQLRILMEMMDIEAIGHVYSSGEANAVVLANIAREAAEEAGIRFVEATVTNSAEVRQAAQAIAGRVDAIYVSTDNTVVSALSALVEVATNAGIPVMTADPSSAEEVDVLAAHGFSYYNMGRATGRLIAEIEGGREIGSIPTQYMTDPADVDLVVNLDVAAALGIDVPQSVLEMATTIIENGQIAQN comes from the coding sequence ATGGCTGTAGTACGAAAGATGGTTCCGGTAGCGATGATCCTGCTGCTGGCGGTCGGGTTGGCCGGACTGGCAGGGTGCGCTCAGGAGGATGGTGAGCGGGTTATCGGTATTTCCAAGATTGTTTCCCATCCGGCACTGGATGCGGTTGAACAGGGGATTCAGGATGAGCTGGCCGAGCAGGGGTTCGAGTTTACCTTTGATCTGCAGAATGCCAATGGGGACTTTACCGCGGCAACCCAGATTGCCAGCAAGTTCCGGGCAGACCGGGTAGCCTACGCGGTGGGTATTGCAACCCCGACCTCACAGGCGCTGGTAAACGAACTGCGCGAGATTCCGGTTATCTACTCGGCGGTTACCGATCCGGTCGAAGCCGGTCTGGTAGAGAGCTACGATCCGCCGGGCGGAAACGTTACCGGGTACTCCGACCTTACACCGGTCGCCGAGCAGCTGCGGATTCTGATGGAGATGATGGACATCGAGGCTATCGGTCACGTCTACTCGAGCGGCGAGGCCAACGCAGTGGTGCTGGCCAACATTGCCCGTGAGGCAGCCGAGGAGGCCGGGATTCGCTTTGTAGAGGCGACTGTTACCAACTCCGCCGAGGTGCGTCAGGCTGCCCAGGCGATTGCTGGCCGGGTTGATGCAATCTATGTAAGCACCGATAACACCGTTGTGTCGGCCCTGTCTGCACTGGTCGAGGTTGCTACGAATGCAGGTATCCCGGTCATGACTGCCGACCCGAGCTCTGCCGAGGAGGTCGATGTTCTGGCTGCACACGGTTTCAGCTACTACAACATGGGGCGTGCCACCGGACGTCTGATTGCCGAGATTGAGGGCGGCCGCGAGATTGGCTCCATTCCGACCCAGTACATGACCGATCCGGCTGATGTCGATCTGGTGGTAAATCTGGATGTTGCGGCTGCGCTGGGAATCGATGTGCCGCAATCAGTGCTGGAGATGGCCACTACCATTATAGAAAACGGCCAGATCGCGCAGAACTGA
- a CDS encoding beta-glucosidase, whose translation MNKLTIQQIAALSSGATAWSTRSCPEIGISDLTMSDGPHGVRKTLDAANLDYSIPATAFPTTACLANSWDVELVEQVGAAIARECRELGVQILLGPGLNIKRSPLGGRNFEYYAEDPVVSGILAGAFIRGLQSNGVAATIKHFAANNAEYHRMTINAVVDERTLREIYLRGFEIAINTGKPWALMTAYNKLNGQYCSEHERLLTGILRQEWGYDGLIMSDWTAVDSRPAALVAGLDLEMPGPSPHNDQNTAEWLAETTETGARTTSEQHATRQQEIASDRKTASQQQTSLALQEHHPAVQRSIAALRKLGERVAPRTVSAAASLSMPTAAANHELAGTAAAAGIVLLKNHHRTLPLEPDTVARLAVIGRFAREPRFQGGGSSQMNPTSLQSTLAEAEQQYQAVQYAEGYSTDGTADRAQIDQAAHAAAAADAVLLLVGLPESCESEGFDRTSLALPAGQSELIAAVCAAQPRTVVAIVAGSPVATDWRDLPAGILYAGLAGQGSGRALLDVVTGRCNPRGRLTESFPERIEDTPCYLNFPGEHTEARYGEGVFVGYRYYETVGVKTAFPFGFGLSYTEFTYSDPSLTTVSAILPQDTTYRISVNITNTGDREGTEVVQLYVSPPATRIRRPVRELRGFCTARLEPGETRRVELTITARDLCYWDTRCGCFAADPGTYQLQFGRNAADIRHSYPLELPHRIGRAPVLDEWSSMGEWLQVEPAVRLLETVIPEEFLKRLQSGTRPTDQMFRNMPLKKMAQLFPERTTPQQLVKLARQVGSR comes from the coding sequence ATGAACAAACTGACCATACAGCAGATTGCCGCTCTATCCTCGGGGGCCACCGCCTGGAGTACTCGCAGCTGTCCGGAAATCGGGATCAGCGATCTGACCATGAGCGACGGCCCCCATGGGGTGCGCAAAACCCTGGACGCAGCCAACCTCGATTACTCGATACCAGCCACCGCATTTCCGACCACCGCCTGTCTGGCCAACTCCTGGGATGTCGAACTCGTTGAACAGGTGGGTGCTGCCATCGCCCGGGAATGTCGCGAACTGGGGGTTCAGATCCTGCTGGGGCCTGGCCTGAATATAAAGCGTTCACCGCTGGGAGGCCGCAACTTCGAGTATTACGCCGAGGATCCGGTTGTCTCCGGCATACTGGCCGGGGCCTTTATCCGCGGCCTGCAGTCCAACGGCGTGGCAGCAACCATCAAGCATTTTGCTGCCAACAATGCCGAATACCACCGCATGACAATCAACGCGGTGGTAGATGAGCGCACCCTGCGCGAGATCTATCTGCGCGGCTTCGAGATCGCTATCAACACCGGAAAACCGTGGGCCCTGATGACCGCTTACAACAAACTGAACGGCCAGTACTGCAGCGAGCACGAGCGGCTGCTGACCGGTATCCTCCGCCAGGAATGGGGCTATGACGGACTGATCATGTCGGACTGGACAGCTGTCGACAGCCGGCCCGCAGCTCTGGTCGCCGGGCTGGATCTCGAGATGCCGGGGCCATCGCCGCATAACGACCAGAACACCGCCGAGTGGCTTGCCGAAACGACCGAGACCGGAGCACGGACCACCAGCGAGCAGCATGCTACCCGCCAACAAGAGATCGCCAGTGACCGGAAGACAGCCAGCCAGCAGCAGACCTCCCTAGCCCTGCAGGAGCACCATCCCGCGGTACAGCGCAGCATTGCCGCCCTGCGCAAGCTGGGAGAGCGGGTTGCCCCGCGTACCGTCTCTGCTGCTGCCAGCCTGTCAATGCCGACCGCCGCTGCGAACCACGAACTTGCCGGTACAGCAGCGGCAGCCGGGATTGTCCTGCTGAAAAACCACCACCGCACCCTGCCGCTGGAACCGGACACCGTTGCGCGACTGGCGGTAATCGGGAGGTTTGCCCGCGAACCCAGATTCCAGGGCGGCGGCAGCAGCCAGATGAACCCGACCAGCCTCCAGAGCACACTCGCCGAGGCCGAACAGCAGTACCAAGCCGTTCAGTATGCCGAGGGATACTCTACAGACGGCACGGCGGATCGGGCACAGATAGACCAGGCCGCGCACGCGGCGGCCGCCGCCGATGCTGTCCTGCTGCTGGTGGGACTGCCGGAAAGCTGCGAGAGCGAGGGCTTCGACCGCACCAGCCTGGCGCTGCCGGCAGGACAGTCGGAACTGATTGCCGCTGTGTGCGCAGCCCAGCCGCGCACCGTTGTCGCCATTGTCGCCGGATCGCCGGTAGCTACCGATTGGCGGGACCTGCCGGCGGGCATTCTCTATGCCGGCCTGGCGGGACAGGGCAGCGGACGGGCACTCCTGGATGTCGTGACCGGCCGCTGTAACCCCCGCGGACGTCTGACCGAGAGTTTTCCCGAACGCATCGAGGATACACCCTGTTACCTCAATTTCCCTGGTGAGCATACCGAGGCCCGTTACGGCGAGGGTGTATTCGTCGGGTACCGCTACTACGAAACCGTCGGCGTCAAAACAGCATTTCCCTTCGGATTCGGCCTCAGCTACACCGAGTTCACCTACAGCGACCCCAGTCTGACCACCGTGAGCGCTATACTTCCCCAGGACACGACATACCGCATCTCGGTCAATATAACCAACACCGGGGACCGGGAGGGTACCGAGGTTGTCCAGCTGTACGTCAGCCCCCCGGCAACCCGTATTCGCCGCCCGGTTCGCGAGCTTCGCGGCTTCTGCACCGCCCGGCTGGAACCGGGGGAAACCCGTCGGGTCGAACTGACCATTACTGCCCGTGACCTCTGCTACTGGGACACCCGCTGCGGTTGCTTTGCCGCCGATCCGGGAACCTACCAGCTGCAGTTCGGACGTAATGCCGCGGATATTCGTCACAGCTATCCACTTGAACTGCCCCACCGCATCGGTCGGGCACCGGTGCTGGACGAGTGGAGCTCGATGGGGGAGTGGCTGCAGGTCGAGCCGGCTGTCCGCCTGCTGGAAACGGTTATCCCGGAGGAGTTTCTGAAGCGGCTGCAGTCGGGCACTCGCCCGACCGATCAGATGTTTCGCAACATGCCGCTCAAGAAGATGGCACAGCTTTTCCCCGAGCGGACCACTCCGCAGCAGCTCGTCAAACTTGCACGACAGGTGGGCAGCAGATAG
- a CDS encoding DUF58 domain-containing protein, with the protein MRPNYRGLLILFLLVYLFTPVAVIQWFAATGLCMLLLGYLYVRSILASLRIHRRQMSIKTYRNQRTPVTLVVENHSRLPIPLLAVIDVAGSLHSDGMNRHVLSLRPRERRSFTYHVKNNNRGRYLLGPIELRLADPLGFFSRKVVVPLSGEVIVYPELNRLDTLIKDGVPSGTMRVKNPLYEDVTRFRSLREYINGDEMRRINWKASARVGKLHVSQYTPTISFTGLICLNLNSEDYAQRGRYHAGERAVQVAAALVRHNLDRSQPVGMITNGHLPDARVLKGFIPPGTADEHGVKLLEFLSCVEFSTQAPSVMSMLRGRIESGTVVQYVGPRLSDDDLLRLAAEIGQATQVELYYLPQSSGSGAASHETTKSSAAAASRVLPRVRVFPVEDYGSDITTAAEGITV; encoded by the coding sequence ATGAGACCGAACTATCGCGGGCTGCTGATCCTTTTCCTGCTGGTGTATCTCTTTACGCCGGTGGCGGTTATCCAGTGGTTTGCTGCCACCGGGTTGTGTATGCTGCTGCTGGGCTATCTGTATGTGCGCAGTATCCTGGCCAGTCTGCGCATTCATCGCCGACAGATGTCGATCAAAACCTACCGGAATCAACGCACCCCGGTAACCCTGGTGGTAGAGAACCACAGCCGGTTGCCGATACCTCTGCTGGCGGTGATCGATGTTGCCGGATCCCTGCACAGTGACGGGATGAACCGGCATGTGCTCAGCCTCCGGCCACGTGAGCGACGCAGCTTTACCTACCATGTCAAGAACAACAATCGCGGGCGCTATCTGCTCGGTCCGATCGAGCTGCGACTGGCAGACCCGCTGGGGTTTTTCAGCCGTAAGGTGGTGGTTCCACTGTCTGGCGAGGTTATCGTGTATCCCGAGTTGAACCGGCTGGATACCCTGATCAAGGACGGGGTTCCGTCGGGGACGATGCGGGTCAAGAATCCACTGTATGAGGATGTGACCCGTTTTCGCAGCCTGCGTGAGTACATCAACGGGGACGAGATGCGGCGCATCAACTGGAAAGCCAGTGCCCGGGTCGGCAAGCTGCATGTGTCACAGTACACCCCGACCATCAGCTTTACCGGCCTGATCTGCCTGAATCTGAACAGCGAAGACTATGCCCAGCGCGGACGCTACCATGCCGGTGAACGGGCGGTGCAGGTGGCCGCTGCACTGGTCCGCCATAATCTGGATCGCTCACAACCGGTCGGGATGATCACCAACGGCCACCTCCCGGACGCCAGGGTGCTGAAGGGGTTTATCCCGCCCGGGACTGCCGATGAGCACGGGGTCAAACTGCTCGAATTTCTCAGCTGTGTCGAGTTCAGTACACAGGCTCCATCGGTTATGTCGATGCTCCGCGGTCGTATCGAAAGCGGAACGGTGGTGCAGTATGTAGGCCCCCGGCTGAGCGATGATGATCTGCTGCGGCTGGCTGCCGAGATCGGGCAGGCTACCCAGGTGGAGTTGTATTACCTGCCGCAGTCCAGCGGTTCCGGTGCAGCCTCGCACGAGACAACCAAAAGCTCTGCTGCGGCAGCATCGCGGGTCCTGCCGCGGGTGCGGGTGTTCCCGGTAGAGGATTACGGCAGCGATATAACCACCGCTGCCGAGGGGATAACGGTATGA